In one Acanthochromis polyacanthus isolate Apoly-LR-REF ecotype Palm Island chromosome 20, KAUST_Apoly_ChrSc, whole genome shotgun sequence genomic region, the following are encoded:
- the tnikb gene encoding TRAF2 and NCK interacting kinase b isoform X26: protein MVVGEASILSPVSTDSTMASDSPARSLDEIDLSALRDPAGIFELVELVGNGTYGQVYKGRHVKTGQLAAIKVMDVTGDEEEEIKAEINMLKKYSHHRNIATYYGAFVKKNPPGMDDQLWLVMEFCGAGSVTDLIKNTKGNSLKEEWIAYVCREILRGLTHLHQHKVIHRDIKGQNVLLTENAEVKLVDFGVSAQLDRTVGRRNTFIGTPYWMAPEVIACDENPDATYDFKSDLWSLGITAIEMAEGAPPLCDMHPMRALFLIPRNPAPRLKSKKWSKKFQSFIESCLVKSHSQRPSTEQLLKHPFIRDLPNERQVRIQLKDHIDRTKKRRGERDETEYEYSGSEEEDEERDVGEPSSIINIPGESTLRRDFLRLQLANKERSELIRRQQLEQQQNEEHKRQLLAERQKRIEEQKEQRRRLEEQQRRERELRKQQEREQRRRYEEMEQLRREEERRHAEREQEYIRRQLEEEQRQLEILQQQLLQEQALLLEYKRKQIEEQRQAERLQRQLQQERAYLVSLQQQQQETPRPPADKKQLYHYKDQAPGSNDKPAWAKEVMRRAQSNSPRVPPKKFHSFREPRDVQLDNLLRLPGYKPRRRRPPSYPAHGSPSRENLHVPRIRVTCVPEPDPSQPVFRRPSRSPESRGRSPGRRVEDHYKMNRQTSPTLQHKVSNRISDPSLPPRSESFSSGGIQQARTPPMHRSVEPQMAHLVQVKSHGLSGSQSLYDPHGVSSSSSASPSPSRPPMPRQNSDPTSDTPPPPPLSRLAPPLDKLDRSSWLRQDDDMPPKVPQRTTSISPALVRKNSPGNGPGLGPRAGAHLIRASNPDLRRTDISMETPLKRTSSGSSSSSSTPSSQGGSNERGNSASKTEGSTLSSHDTKDDNRELTRPSRPADLTALAKELRELRQGEETSRPPVKVTDYSSSSEESHSSEDEEGEGGANDGTVAVSDIPRIMPAASQSTNESFGMMGGHNDSHGDSYGNSSQDGTLMMREYGMGGGGGSKASFTPFVDPRVYGTSPTDDDDNNSASALFADELLKQEQEQARLNEARKISVVNVNPTNIRPHSDTPEIRKYKKRFNSEILCAALWGVNLLVGTENGLMLLDRSGQGKVYNLINRRRFQQMDVLEGLNVLVTISGKKNKLRVYYLSWLRNRILHNDPEVEKKQGWITVGELEGCVHYKVVKYERIKFLVIALKNSVEIYAWAPKPYHKFMAFKSFTDLQHRPLLVDLTVEEGQRLKVIYGSSVGFHVIDVDSGNPYDIYIPSHVRLCRTPSLRLGLRCSQVSLRCSQVWLRCSQVWLRCSQVRLRCSQVRLRCCQVRLRCSQVCLRCSQVRLRCSQVRLRCSQVRLRCSQVRLRCSQVRLRCSQVRLRCCQVRLRCSQVRLRCSQVCLRCSQVWLRCSQVSLRCSRVSLRRNLLSLLDNYSCGYR, encoded by the exons ggtcGCCACGTCAAAACAGGGCAGCTCGCTGCCATCAAGGTCATGGACGTCACCGGA gatgaggaggaggagattaAAGCCGAGATCAACATGCTAAAGAAGTACAGCCACCACAGGAACATCGCCACTTACTACGGAGCCTTCGTCAAGAAGAATCCTCCGGGGATGGACGACCAGCTCTGG CTGGTGATGGAGTTCTGTGGCGCCGGTTCGGTGACAGAtctgatcaaaaacaccaaaggGAACTCTCTGAAGGAGGAGTGGATCGCCTACGTCTGCAGGGAGATCCTCAGG GGTCTGACCCACCTCCACCAGCACAAGGTCATCCACCGAGACATCAAGGGCCAGAACGTCCTGCTGACGGAGAACGCCGAGGTCAAGCTGG tggaCTTCGGTGTGAGCGCCCAGCTGGACCGGACGGTGGGTCGCAGGAACACCTTCATCGGGACGCCGTACTGGATGGCCCCGGAGGTGATCGCCTGCGACGAGAACCCCGACGCCACGTATGACTTCAAG agcgATCTGTGGTCGTTGGGAATCACAGCCATCGAGATGGCCGAGGGAGCTCCAC CTCTATGCGACATGCATCCCATGAGGGCGCTCTTCCTCATCCCCAGAAATCCTGCACCGAGGCTCAAATCCAAGAAATG GTCCAAGAAGTTCCAGTCGTTCATCGAGAGCTGTCTGGTGAAGAGCCACAGCCAGCGGCCGAGCACCGAGCAGCTGCTCAAGCATCCCTTCATCAGAGACCTGCCCAACGAACGGCAGGTCCGCATCCAGCTGAAGGACCACATCGACCGCACCAagaagaggagaggggagaggg ATGAAACCGAGTACGAGTACAGCGGCagcgaggaggaggacgaggagaggGACGTCGGAGAGCCCAG CTCCATCATCAACATTCCCGGCGAGTCGACTTTGAGGCGGGACTTCCTGCGCCTCCAGCTGGCCAATAAGGAGCGATCGGAGCTGATCCGCCGTCagcagctggagcagcagcagaacgagGAGCACAAGCGCCAACTGCTGGCCGAGAGGCAGAAACGCATCGAGGAGCAGAAGGAGCAGCGGCGGCGGCTGGAGGAG CAACAGCGTCGTGAGCGAGAgctgaggaagcagcaggagcgagagcagaggaggaggtaCGAGGAGATGGAGCAGCTccggagggaggaggagaggaggcacGCCGAGAGGGAGCAG GAATATATCCGTagacagctggaggaggagcagaggcaGCTGGAgatcctgcagcagcagctcctgcagGAACAGGCCTTACTGCtg GAGTACAAGAGGAAGCAGATCGAGGAGCAGCGGCAGGCCGAGCGTCTTCAGAGGCAGCTTCAGCAGGAACGCGCTTACCTGgtttctctgcagcagcagcagcaggaaacacCGCGACCGCCGGCCGACAAGAAGCAGCTGTACCACTACAAGGACCAGGCGCCGGGCAGCAACGACAAGCCGGCCTGGGCCAAGGAG GTGATGCGTCGCGCTCAGAGCAACTCTCCTCGAGTCCCTCCTAAGAAGTTCCACTCCTTCAGGGAGCCTCGGGACGTCCAGCTGGACAACCTGCTGCGTCTCCCCGGCTACAAGCCCCGCCGCCGCCGCCCGCCGTCCTACCCGGCCCACGGCAGCCCGTCCAGAGAAAACCTCCACGTTCCCAGGATCCGGGTCACCTGCGTCCCGGAACCCGACCCGTCCCAGCCGGTGTTCCGCCGGCCGAGCAGGAGCCCCGAGTCGAGGGGTCGCAGCCCCGGACGCCGG GTGGAGGATCATTATAAGATGAACAGACAGACTTCTCCTACGTTGCAGCATAAAGTCTCCAACCGGATCTCGGACCCGTCGCTGCCGCCGCGATCCGAGTCCTTCAGCAGCGGAGGCATCCAGCAGGCCAGGACTCCGCCCATGCACCGATCCGTAGAGCCTCAG ATGGCCCACCTGGTGCAGGTGAAGAGTCACGGCCTGTCGGGCTCCCAGTCCCTGTACGACCCCCACGGCGTGTCCTCGTCCTCCTCGGCGTCGCCCTCCCCCTCCCGGCCTCCCATGCCCCGGCAGAACTCCGACCCCACCTCCGACACCCCTCCTCCCCCGCCCCTGTCCCGCCTGGCACCCCCCCTCGACAAGCTGGATCGCAGCTCCTGGTTGCGGCAGGACGACGACATGCCGCCCAAG gttccTCAGAGAACCACCTCCATCTCTCCTGCTCTGGTCAGGAAGAACTCTCCTGGAAACGGGCCGGGCCTCGGTCCTCGGGCCGGAGCCCACCTGATCCGGGCCAG caaccccGACCTGCGGAGGACCGACATTTCCATGGAGACGCCCCTGAAAAGGACGAGCAGCGgcagctcctccagctccagcacccccagcTCCCAGGGAGGCTCCAACGAGAGAG gtaaTTCGGCCTCTAAGACTGAAGGTTCAACTCTTTCCTCCCACGACACCAAAGACGACAACAGAGAGCTGACCAGACCCAGCAGGCCTGCA GATCTGACTGCTTTGGCCAAAGAGCTGAGGGAGCTGCGACAGGGCGAGGAGACGAGCCGGCCGCCGGTCAAAGTCACCGACTACTCGTCCTCCAGCGAAGAGTCCCACAGCAGCGAGGATGAGGAGGGAGAGGGCGGAGCCAACGACGGCACGGTGGCGGTCAGCGACATCCCACGGATCAT gccGGCGGCGAGTCAAAGCACCAACGAGTCGTTCGGGATGATGGGAGGACACAACGACTCTCATGGAGATTCGTACGGAAACAGCTCTCAGGACGGAACGCTGATGATGAGAGAG TACGGGATGGGAGGCGGTGGAGGATCCAAGGCTTCCTTCACGCCATTTGTTGATCCGAGGGTCTACGGGACTTCTCCGACCGACGACGACGATAATAACTCTGCCTCAG CGCTATTTGCTGACGAGCTGCTGAAGCAGGAACAGGAGCAGGCCAGACTCAATGAGGCCAGAAAGATCTCTGTGGTCAACGTCAACCCAACCAACATCCGACCGCACAGCGACACGCCTGAGATCCGGAAATACAAGAAACGCTTCAACTCCGAGATCCTGTGTGCCGCTCTGTGGG gcGTGAACCTGCTGGTGGGAACCGAGAACGGCCTGATGCTGCTGGATCGGAGCGGTCAGGGCAAAGTTTACAACCTGATCAACCGACGGCGCTTCCAGCAGATGGACGTCCTGGAGGGACTCAACGTCCTGGTGACCATCTCAG GGAAGAAGAACAAGCTGCGTGTTTACTACCTGTCCTGGCTGAGGAACAGGATATTACACAACGACCCTGAAGTGGAGAAGAAGCAGGGCTGGATTACTGTTGGCGAGCTGGAGGGCTGCGTTCACTACAAAGTCG TCAAGTACGAGAGGATTAAATTCTTGGTGATTGCTCTGAAGAATTCGGTGGAAATCTACGCCTGGGCGCCTAAACCTTACCACAAGTTCATGGCCTTCAAG TCCTTCACTGACCTGCAGCACCGCCCCCTGCTGGTGGACCTGACCGTGGAGGAGGGCCAGAGGCTGAAGGTCATCTACGGATCCAGCGTCGGATTCCACGTCATCGATGTCGACTCCGGAAACCCCTACGACATCTACATCCCCTCACATGTAAGACTCTGTAGAACACCAAGTTTAAGACTTGGGTTAAGGTGTAGTCAGGTTAGTTTAAGGTGTAGTCAGGTTTGGTTAAG GTGTAGTCAGGTTTGGTTAAGGTGTAGTCAGGTTAGGTTAAGGTGTAGTCAGGTTAGGTTAAGGTGTTGTCAGGTTAGGTTAAGGTGTAGTCAGGTTTGTTTAAG GTGTAGTCAGGTTAGGTTAAGGTGTAGTCAGGTTAGGTTAAG GTGTAGTCAGGTTAGGTTAAGGTGTAGTCAGGTTAGGTTAAG GTGTAGTCAGGTTAGGTTAAGGTGTAGTCAGGTTAGGTTAAGGTGTTGTCAGGTTAG GTTAAGGTGTAGTCAGGTTAGGTTAAGGTGTAGTCAGGTTTGTTTAAGGTGTAGTCAGGTTTGGTTAAGGTGTAGTCAGGTTAGTTTAAGGTGTAGTCGGGTTAGTTTAAGGCGTAATTTGTTGAGTTTGTTAGACAACTATAGCTGTGGTTACCGCTAG
- the tnikb gene encoding TRAF2 and NCK interacting kinase b isoform X16 encodes MVVGEASILSPVSTDSTMASDSPARSLDEIDLSALRDPAGIFELVELVGNGTYGQVYKGRHVKTGQLAAIKVMDVTGDEEEEIKAEINMLKKYSHHRNIATYYGAFVKKNPPGMDDQLWLVMEFCGAGSVTDLIKNTKGNSLKEEWIAYVCREILRGLTHLHQHKVIHRDIKGQNVLLTENAEVKLVDFGVSAQLDRTVGRRNTFIGTPYWMAPEVIACDENPDATYDFKSDLWSLGITAIEMAEGAPPLCDMHPMRALFLIPRNPAPRLKSKKWSKKFQSFIESCLVKSHSQRPSTEQLLKHPFIRDLPNERQVRIQLKDHIDRTKKRRGERDETEYEYSGSEEEDEERDVGEPSSIINIPGESTLRRDFLRLQLANKERSELIRRQQLEQQQNEEHKRQLLAERQKRIEEQKEQRRRLEEQQRRERELRKQQEREQRRRYEEMEQLRREEERRHAEREQEYIRRQLEEEQRQLEILQQQLLQEQALLLEYKRKQIEEQRQAERLQRQLQQERAYLVSLQQQQQETPRPPADKKQLYHYKDQAPGSNDKPAWAKEVMRRAQSNSPRVPPKKFHSFREPRDVQLDNLLRLPGYKPRRRRPPSYPAHGSPSRENLHVPRIRVTCVPEPDPSQPVFRRPSRSPESRGRSPGRRVEDHYKMNRQTSPTLQHKVSNRISDPSLPPRSESFSSGGIQQARTPPMHRSVEPQMAHLVQVKSHGLSGSQSLYDPHGVSSSSSASPSPSRPPMPRQNSDPTSDTPPPPPLSRLAPPLDKLDRSSWLRQDDDMPPKVPQRTTSISPALVRKNSPGNGPGLGPRAGAHLIRASNPDLRRTDISMETPLKRTSSGSSSSSSTPSSQGGSNERGNSASKTEGSTLSSHDTKDDNRELTRPSRPADLTALAKELRELRQGEETSRPPVKVTDYSSSSEESHSSEDEEGEGGANDGTVAVSDIPRIMPAASQSTNESFGMMGGHNDSHGDSYGNSSQDGTLMMREYGMGGGGGSKASFTPFVDPRVYGTSPTDDDDNNSASALFADELLKQEQEQARLNEARKISVVNVNPTNIRPHSDTPEIRKYKKRFNSEILCAALWGVNLLVGTENGLMLLDRSGQGKVYNLINRRRFQQMDVLEGLNVLVTISGKKNKLRVYYLSWLRNRILHNDPEVEKKQGWITVGELEGCVHYKVVKYERIKFLVIALKNSVEIYAWAPKPYHKFMAFKSFTDLQHRPLLVDLTVEEGQRLKVIYGSSVGFHVIDVDSGNPYDIYIPSHVRLCRTPSLRLGLRCSQVSLRCSQVWLRCSQVWLRCSQVRLRCSQVRLRCCQVRLRCSQVCLRCSQVRLRCSQVRLRCSQVRLRCSQVRLRCSQVRLRCSQVRLRCSQVRLRCCQVRLRCSQVRLRCSQVCLRCSQVWLRCSQVSLRCSRVSLRRNLLSLLDNYSCGYR; translated from the exons ggtcGCCACGTCAAAACAGGGCAGCTCGCTGCCATCAAGGTCATGGACGTCACCGGA gatgaggaggaggagattaAAGCCGAGATCAACATGCTAAAGAAGTACAGCCACCACAGGAACATCGCCACTTACTACGGAGCCTTCGTCAAGAAGAATCCTCCGGGGATGGACGACCAGCTCTGG CTGGTGATGGAGTTCTGTGGCGCCGGTTCGGTGACAGAtctgatcaaaaacaccaaaggGAACTCTCTGAAGGAGGAGTGGATCGCCTACGTCTGCAGGGAGATCCTCAGG GGTCTGACCCACCTCCACCAGCACAAGGTCATCCACCGAGACATCAAGGGCCAGAACGTCCTGCTGACGGAGAACGCCGAGGTCAAGCTGG tggaCTTCGGTGTGAGCGCCCAGCTGGACCGGACGGTGGGTCGCAGGAACACCTTCATCGGGACGCCGTACTGGATGGCCCCGGAGGTGATCGCCTGCGACGAGAACCCCGACGCCACGTATGACTTCAAG agcgATCTGTGGTCGTTGGGAATCACAGCCATCGAGATGGCCGAGGGAGCTCCAC CTCTATGCGACATGCATCCCATGAGGGCGCTCTTCCTCATCCCCAGAAATCCTGCACCGAGGCTCAAATCCAAGAAATG GTCCAAGAAGTTCCAGTCGTTCATCGAGAGCTGTCTGGTGAAGAGCCACAGCCAGCGGCCGAGCACCGAGCAGCTGCTCAAGCATCCCTTCATCAGAGACCTGCCCAACGAACGGCAGGTCCGCATCCAGCTGAAGGACCACATCGACCGCACCAagaagaggagaggggagaggg ATGAAACCGAGTACGAGTACAGCGGCagcgaggaggaggacgaggagaggGACGTCGGAGAGCCCAG CTCCATCATCAACATTCCCGGCGAGTCGACTTTGAGGCGGGACTTCCTGCGCCTCCAGCTGGCCAATAAGGAGCGATCGGAGCTGATCCGCCGTCagcagctggagcagcagcagaacgagGAGCACAAGCGCCAACTGCTGGCCGAGAGGCAGAAACGCATCGAGGAGCAGAAGGAGCAGCGGCGGCGGCTGGAGGAG CAACAGCGTCGTGAGCGAGAgctgaggaagcagcaggagcgagagcagaggaggaggtaCGAGGAGATGGAGCAGCTccggagggaggaggagaggaggcacGCCGAGAGGGAGCAG GAATATATCCGTagacagctggaggaggagcagaggcaGCTGGAgatcctgcagcagcagctcctgcagGAACAGGCCTTACTGCtg GAGTACAAGAGGAAGCAGATCGAGGAGCAGCGGCAGGCCGAGCGTCTTCAGAGGCAGCTTCAGCAGGAACGCGCTTACCTGgtttctctgcagcagcagcagcaggaaacacCGCGACCGCCGGCCGACAAGAAGCAGCTGTACCACTACAAGGACCAGGCGCCGGGCAGCAACGACAAGCCGGCCTGGGCCAAGGAG GTGATGCGTCGCGCTCAGAGCAACTCTCCTCGAGTCCCTCCTAAGAAGTTCCACTCCTTCAGGGAGCCTCGGGACGTCCAGCTGGACAACCTGCTGCGTCTCCCCGGCTACAAGCCCCGCCGCCGCCGCCCGCCGTCCTACCCGGCCCACGGCAGCCCGTCCAGAGAAAACCTCCACGTTCCCAGGATCCGGGTCACCTGCGTCCCGGAACCCGACCCGTCCCAGCCGGTGTTCCGCCGGCCGAGCAGGAGCCCCGAGTCGAGGGGTCGCAGCCCCGGACGCCGG GTGGAGGATCATTATAAGATGAACAGACAGACTTCTCCTACGTTGCAGCATAAAGTCTCCAACCGGATCTCGGACCCGTCGCTGCCGCCGCGATCCGAGTCCTTCAGCAGCGGAGGCATCCAGCAGGCCAGGACTCCGCCCATGCACCGATCCGTAGAGCCTCAG ATGGCCCACCTGGTGCAGGTGAAGAGTCACGGCCTGTCGGGCTCCCAGTCCCTGTACGACCCCCACGGCGTGTCCTCGTCCTCCTCGGCGTCGCCCTCCCCCTCCCGGCCTCCCATGCCCCGGCAGAACTCCGACCCCACCTCCGACACCCCTCCTCCCCCGCCCCTGTCCCGCCTGGCACCCCCCCTCGACAAGCTGGATCGCAGCTCCTGGTTGCGGCAGGACGACGACATGCCGCCCAAG gttccTCAGAGAACCACCTCCATCTCTCCTGCTCTGGTCAGGAAGAACTCTCCTGGAAACGGGCCGGGCCTCGGTCCTCGGGCCGGAGCCCACCTGATCCGGGCCAG caaccccGACCTGCGGAGGACCGACATTTCCATGGAGACGCCCCTGAAAAGGACGAGCAGCGgcagctcctccagctccagcacccccagcTCCCAGGGAGGCTCCAACGAGAGAG gtaaTTCGGCCTCTAAGACTGAAGGTTCAACTCTTTCCTCCCACGACACCAAAGACGACAACAGAGAGCTGACCAGACCCAGCAGGCCTGCA GATCTGACTGCTTTGGCCAAAGAGCTGAGGGAGCTGCGACAGGGCGAGGAGACGAGCCGGCCGCCGGTCAAAGTCACCGACTACTCGTCCTCCAGCGAAGAGTCCCACAGCAGCGAGGATGAGGAGGGAGAGGGCGGAGCCAACGACGGCACGGTGGCGGTCAGCGACATCCCACGGATCAT gccGGCGGCGAGTCAAAGCACCAACGAGTCGTTCGGGATGATGGGAGGACACAACGACTCTCATGGAGATTCGTACGGAAACAGCTCTCAGGACGGAACGCTGATGATGAGAGAG TACGGGATGGGAGGCGGTGGAGGATCCAAGGCTTCCTTCACGCCATTTGTTGATCCGAGGGTCTACGGGACTTCTCCGACCGACGACGACGATAATAACTCTGCCTCAG CGCTATTTGCTGACGAGCTGCTGAAGCAGGAACAGGAGCAGGCCAGACTCAATGAGGCCAGAAAGATCTCTGTGGTCAACGTCAACCCAACCAACATCCGACCGCACAGCGACACGCCTGAGATCCGGAAATACAAGAAACGCTTCAACTCCGAGATCCTGTGTGCCGCTCTGTGGG gcGTGAACCTGCTGGTGGGAACCGAGAACGGCCTGATGCTGCTGGATCGGAGCGGTCAGGGCAAAGTTTACAACCTGATCAACCGACGGCGCTTCCAGCAGATGGACGTCCTGGAGGGACTCAACGTCCTGGTGACCATCTCAG GGAAGAAGAACAAGCTGCGTGTTTACTACCTGTCCTGGCTGAGGAACAGGATATTACACAACGACCCTGAAGTGGAGAAGAAGCAGGGCTGGATTACTGTTGGCGAGCTGGAGGGCTGCGTTCACTACAAAGTCG TCAAGTACGAGAGGATTAAATTCTTGGTGATTGCTCTGAAGAATTCGGTGGAAATCTACGCCTGGGCGCCTAAACCTTACCACAAGTTCATGGCCTTCAAG TCCTTCACTGACCTGCAGCACCGCCCCCTGCTGGTGGACCTGACCGTGGAGGAGGGCCAGAGGCTGAAGGTCATCTACGGATCCAGCGTCGGATTCCACGTCATCGATGTCGACTCCGGAAACCCCTACGACATCTACATCCCCTCACATGTAAGACTCTGTAGAACACCAAGTTTAAGACTTGGGTTAAGGTGTAGTCAGGTTAGTTTAAGGTGTAGTCAGGTTTGGTTAAG GTGTAGTCAGGTTTGGTTAAGGTGTAGTCAGGTTAGGTTAAGGTGTAGTCAGGTTAGGTTAAGGTGTTGTCAGGTTAGGTTAAGGTGTAGTCAGGTTTGTTTAAGGTGTAGTCAGGTTAGGTTAAG GTGTAGTCAGGTTAGGTTAAGGTGTAGTCAGGTTAGGTTAAG GTGTAGTCAGGTTAGGTTAAGGTGTAGTCAGGTTAGGTTAAG GTGTAGTCAGGTTAGGTTAAGGTGTAGTCAGGTTAGGTTAAGGTGTTGTCAGGTTAG GTTAAGGTGTAGTCAGGTTAGGTTAAGGTGTAGTCAGGTTTGTTTAAGGTGTAGTCAGGTTTGGTTAAGGTGTAGTCAGGTTAGTTTAAGGTGTAGTCGGGTTAGTTTAAGGCGTAATTTGTTGAGTTTGTTAGACAACTATAGCTGTGGTTACCGCTAG